The sequence GAATTTAAAATCATCAACAGCCTTTGGTCAGAGAaggtgatggcaacccactccagtactcttgcctggaaaatcccatggacagaggagcctggtaggctgcagtccatggggtcgcgaagagtcagacatgacttcactttcacttttcactttcatgcattggagaaggaaatggcaacccactccagtgttcatgcctggagaatcccagggacggcggagcctggtggggtctatggggtcgcacagagtcggacacgactgaagctacttagcagcagcagcagcagcaacctttgGTACATCTATATCATGGAGTTACACTccacaagaaaaaataatgagtTGCTATAAGTGGGCATACTCTTTGCCTACAGAATGTCAGCTTTTTCCCCTCCAGTGCTTGGCGCCTTGCTGGGAGATTCTAAGCGTCAAGAGGAAGTCATCCGGGATATTGCCAGACAGCTTGCCCAAACAGCACATGGAATCTGCCCAGGGCTCATGGACGACCCGGCTGCACAGTTTAGGAATGAGAGCCTGTCAGAGGAGGACAGGAGTATCTATTTGTTCAACAGATACAAAGATTTAGTTATGCAAGCTGAGTGAGTTGTTCATCGTTGATGAACAGATCTTCTGTACAGCGTGGTGCATGTTGTTAACAATACCGTATTGTGCGCTTTAAGTGGGCGGCTCTCATGAGAAGTGCTCTTACCACAATAAAATCAGTTGGTTAGAACTTTAGCCTGGAAGAAAACATTCACAATACATATATCTAACAATGTGGATCCAGACTgtattttaaaaacctattacaacccaagatcactaacAACCTAGTTTTTTTAAACAGCCAAAATTTTGAACAAACTTCACCAGAGAAGCTAAAAGAATAGTCACATGAGAAGATGCCCCTCATCATTAGttattatgaaaatgcaaattaaaacacaatgagataccactttaccTACCTAGAAAGGCTAAAATTAAGAAGACTGAAAAGATCATGTGACAAGGATGTAAAGCAAAAATGTAATGTTGATTAATTGCTGATGGTACTGTAAAATGGTTAACGTGCCTACCTAACAACCCAGttattccattcctaggtatttaacTTGAAGGAAGGAAAACGTATACCCCCAAAAGacttgtatacaaatgttcatagcagactTATTCATCGTAGCATGTAACTAGAAGCAATCCAAATGTTCATccataagtgaatggataaacataaTTGTGGTATCTTCAGATAATTTAATCAAAAGCAATGAACTACTTGTGTATACAGCAACGTGAGTGAATCTCAAACATTATGCTGAAAACTTTAAAAGCCTTGTACAAAAGAGTATAGAGTATGATTTGGGACAAGCAAGCCTAAATTTTAGTAACATTATTTAGTAACATTAGGCTTCTTAATGGTTATTTGGGGCCAGGAGTGAGATGACAAATGTATTGACTGTGAAGGGACATGAGAAGCCTTCTGTTGTGATGGGAATGTTCTGCAGGTTGGTTGGGATTATGGTTATACTGGTGTATATATTTGTCGACAAAGTGTGTACACACTGAATTGTATGCTTAAAATAGGTGCactttattgtatgtaaattatgttGTACCTTAGTAAgttgattttaaagtttaaaatagatttaaaattaaTCCTAAAATTGAATCTTCAAACTAAAGCAAAATCTAACTCCTATATTTCTAATTAATAACATAGCCATACAAATAATTTACTTAACTTTTGAATCAGTATTCTAACTGTAATGGAACATAATCTTTAGACAAAAATGTATTGTGGACAAATACTTTTACttggtggttttgtttttggtaaaGGTTGTATTATTTTCGGATAGAGCTAATGAGTAAATCTGTAAGTGTCAACTGGGATTCTGACtgtaggaaaaggaaaatatgtgTGAAATGGAGGAAGATGAGGAATGCTATATTGAATTTGAGTTAGAGTTGTCATTATGCACTCATCATTTTACAAAGACATGTATTTCCTAGCTTTGTCCACTTAAGGGGCCCAAAAACAATGACACCTCAGGCATTGAATATACTTGACACACAGATCTTGGTTTCAAAATGCCATTGCCCACTAAAAGACTTCTACTAGAAATGGTTGGCTTCAGGTCTggtacagaatttaaaaaaacaagatgaaCCTGAAACATCTTGTGCTAGAAGGTAAGAATGTGTCAGAGCACCATGGAGGACATGTGAAAAGGAAACAGGATTGAGGAGACAAATTGAATATCatgataatgattttttttaagtataatacatacacattgaaaaatatattagtatacatttatatattatgtatgtatttatatagatagagaaaagggggaaatgcTCATTTTTATAGAAGAATGCtaacttttaaatattgaaaGTACTGTAATTAGAGCACTACTGTTTCTAATCTCCAGTACAGTAATTAAAGATCATTAACAGTTGGTGTCTGAAACCATTAGCTGTTGGGACAAGGCATTGACACTGTCTTAAAAGTTAACACCTCTCAATTGTATATTAAtttcaaagagaagaaataactACATTCAGAGATCTGACAGCACCGTAACTGCTTCAAGTTTAACATCGCCAGTAATAAGACAAACTAAGAGTATGTGTGTCCTCATGAGATGCAATAGTAATCACAAAGCATCTTGATGTACTTCTCATGAGGAAGCAATCAGACAAATCTGGTATTTGGGATAGTACAAATACATTACAAGTGCATTCAGTTGACTTggatttctcaaaataaaaaaatccatGTCATGAAGTCAAAGCAAAAGGGATCTGGAATTAGGGGCAAAGTGGAGACACTGTTCTAAATGTAGAGACGTAAGCAAATACAATCTTGAATTTTGATTGCATCCTTCAAAGAGCTTTAAAATTGTGAACACTGAAAACTGAGGGAAATTGGAATATGACCTCTGTATTAATCACATACAATAATGACAGCATTAAATTTCTTCATCTGGTAATGATATTTGGTTATATAGCTGAATGTCCTGTTCCTAGGAGATACCACTGAATTATTTAAGGATGCAATTTCATGACATCTGCAAGTTATTTTCAGGTAGATTAAGAGAAAAGCGTGTGTCTGTGTATAAACGTAAAACAAGTATAACAAAATGTTAGCAGTCTTTGAATCTTAAGTGACAGGTATGTAGATGATTCCTTGttctatttcagtttttctgtgggtttaaaatattcaaaataaaaaaataattaaaaaaatattgaaaataaaaatcaaggggagaaaaatatcttGTTCTGAATTACTCTGAAAATGTATAAGCTtgaaattttctagaagagttacTGGGAAATAATGTTAATGATCAATTCATTTGAACTATCTGATATTCCAGAGAATGTTAGAGGGACTTTAGAGATTATCTTTTCTAGGTCCCTTATTCATACAGGTGAGGAAATGAGTCTGACAGTAATAGAGTCACTTACTGAAATCACATGGTAAGCCAGTAGTAGCTCCTGGACAGTGAATTCAGCTGTCCTGTTTTCCAggatatttgttgcttttcctgcTGTGCTATGTGTTATCTCTTCCACTAAAAGGACTTTGTTGGAGGTAAAGTTAAACTAAGAAAAATACAGTGTATCATTTTTTCTTCCTGGTATGTCTTCAATATTTCCCCTGCATTTTGACAGTATTATGAGACCATGTTTGATCTCTTGGTCTATAAGTCAGGAATTTAGTGAAAGATGTATGCTTCTTTTGATAATTGCCTTCCTAGAATTCTTTTGATCATCTGGTTTGAGCTGTGtgttttttgtcatttatttttgttatcctCTAGTTTAAGCTATGAAGAAGGACATCCCTCAAACTCTGAAACAGACCTCCTTCAGAGACAGACTTTTGCAGCCTCTCATCAGCTTCCTGGATATGCTGCCACACCTCAGCCAACTGGTAAAAATTCTCCTGTGAAATATACCCTGAATCTGGGTGCATTTAGTGAATAAGAAGGAAAATCAACTTCCACATGTTGGGTTATGAAAGTGTACAGGACAGAACGGTTCCATGGGAAACATTAGAATGAAAATGAGATTAAAAGCTTTGTCTTTTACTAATGGGAAATAGTTATATAGTTAATTAGTAGGGAAATCTTTTTTCCTGCATCTCTATAGATTTTAAATTATAACTATGCTTAAGCAATTTAATATTTGTTTGCTATTCAAAATGAAACAGTTTAGGGTTGTGGCACTTTGGGCCTCAAATTTCAgtgattccttttaaaaatagcatcagGAATATCCTTCTATATTCATGTATATTTTTACTTTGGGATACATTTTATCTTCAAATGCAGGTCTTTCTGGAGTATTTGATACTAGTGTGAAGAGTGCCAGCACTAACACTAAAGAACCTTCGGTGATGAATTTTCTCTCTGCTGTTGAGTCCCGACCTGCTCAGGCTGCTTGTCCAGGAACTACTCTTTTACCACAATTCAGGGCCCCATCCTGGCAGACAGGTGACTCTttgttttcagaacttttaagtCCTATAGAAACACTGCTGAAAATTCACTTTTTATAGTCTTGTCATGATGGTAGTGTGGCTGAGAGTGATATTAATTATTGATTTTCCAGTGAACTTTAAAACCTGgaatttttcactgttttaagGTGGACAGAATTCAAGAAATTGTTACTAGCAGAAATTCAGTTTTAGCACTCTGATGAAAACTAACAAGTTGAAGAAGGTAGGTAAAAGGTAAATCCTAGATATAAAGTTTTTACCTGGCAATTTAAGTAGTCCCTTATTTACTTGAGAGAAGAAAAgattaaatttcttttccttttgtccctcattttacttttacataggtataattgacatgtaaaattgtaagatatttagaGTGTACGTTGTAGTAATTTGGTACATGTTTACATTGTGAAAGAATTCCTCCATCTGGTTAATTAACACACCTATCACTTTACATGTTTATCTTTTGTGGGGAAGTTGGTGAAAGattaagttttattttagtgCCTTCAGACTGGATAGGTGGTATAGTAAAAAAACAATCTTAGAACTGATTTTGTCATTAGAGTTAGGAAAGTTATCCTTAAGTGAACAGAATAAGTCATTCTTTAATAAAAGCTAGTACAAATTGATGTTATTCTATTATgtacttttctattttatttttcttatttcatttttctgttacCCCTTGAAAttgtttgtgtatatttttattttttgcaggatgacaggttattttttttttattaaggttTCATCTTAAAGACTATACTTTTAAGTAATAGCTATcggaaatattttatcattttgatgTAGATTCCATTAATACCACTGTCTTTTCAGTATGTCTGAGAAACTTCTGCTTCCAAAGAAACAATATGTTAGTGTGGCAtaacacaaaatttttttaaaaatcaaaacatacaGTAGCTTTATTTATTGCTTCCTGGAATAATTTTACATTACATGTATTTAGTTAATTCTAAGCATTATTTATTGTTTCAAGAGTAACTAGATGTTTTCTGTCCTTATAGTCGTAATACTGTTTTGATTGCAGCCCGTcttctgggatcttagctcctcgacCAGTTAAACCTGTGCCCCAGCAATGAAAGATTGAGTCCTAactgttggaccaccagggaattcccacttttttgacatttaatggaaagaagtgaaagaagaatatttttgaaaagggCCAGAGAAccttttcccctctattttttcaaaatggaaaaaaaaatttttttaatggaagctcactaaaaaatatgtaaatacacTTAGAGattgaacttatggttaccaggggaagagcatgggagggggagggataaattgggaatttgggattgacatgtacacactgctatatttacagTAGATAACCAggagggacctactgtatagtgcagggaatgCTGCTCAATATCctgaaataacctaaatgggagaagaatttgaaaaagaatagatatatgtgtaactgaatcactttgctatactccTGAAACTTAACACTGTTAATCAGTTTTGCTCCaacataaaaatttaagaaatggaaacaattagggcttccctggtggcttggtggtaaagaatatgcctgccagtgcaggagacatgggtttaacccctgatctgggaaggtcccacatgccgcagagcaaatAAGCCTGAGAGCCAcgactgttgagcctgtgctttagagcctgggaaccacggccactgaagcccatgtgccctagagcctgtgctccgcaacaagagaagccaccgcaatgagaagcccatgcatggcAACttgagagtagcccttgctctccgcaactagagaaaagcccacacagcaacgaagacccagcacagtcaaaaattaagtaattaatcagaaaaaaaaagaaatgaaacaattaaaaggtatataaaatgaaaagtgataGTTCCTAACTACAGTCCTGCTTTTTAGAGAAGGGTTAATAGTGTTTACTCTTTTTTGATATCTTTGTGCATCaaaactttttttgtattttcacctAAGCAGTGTTACAGCAGCAGTATTACTAGGATATGCCATAATTATTTTACCAGTCACctgttgacagacatttaggttgtttctacctGTCATTCACAATAACTGTACTGAATACGTTGTTTGAATCTTTGTGTCCACTTATTTCCATAGGGTAAATTTCCATAGATCTAAATTTCTATAGGAACTTTTGGATCATAAGGGTATACATGGTTTTACTTTTGCTGTAAGTGGCTAGACTGCTATCCTGAAATGTTAACAATCTCTGCTTGACAATACTTCATTAATTTCTGATCAGCTTTTTGTGATAAGCATGCATCTATTGTTATTGGAAGCTGTTCATAAGaaatcaaaacttaaaaaaaaaaaaagaaatcaaaacttgAAATgcaaggagtttttaaaaatacatgtattttgatAAAAGAAACTGCGGTGTTAGTTAACCTCACtgttatttttagatttatttattacGTTAAGTGTAGGGAATTTGGTTTCAGTTTTAATGTTATGAACATTTTAGTTTGTTCATTGGTATTTTGCATGGGAATTTCAGGGTTAAGTAATCACTAgtgatgatatatatttttactattttcgtAAGTTTCAAATGACTTACCTGACTATATGTATAATCTCATGTTTATGTAACAGTAATAGAAATGAATTGCTGATAcctttatagttttgtttttgcctTATAAAAACTAgctattttgaaatgtattttttagaatttctatGCAGAACTAATTTGTTAGACTTTTTAGTTTTAAAGAGATTTTGATGGATTAAAGGTTATGTAAGTTTTATAAGTCTGTATTATGAGAACAGATAGAAGTGTTTGTGCTATAACTGCATaagtgtatttgttttcttttcacaggtatGCATTCCTCAGCACCAACTGAGCTGTTTGTTACTGGACCTTTGCCAACCACTGGAACACTTCCATCCCCTGCCCTCCCTGCTTATCAGCATCCTGCCACCTTCAGCAATAGGAACTTTGCTACCACCTCACCTTTGGTGCTTCAGGATTCAACTTTTAACACTACATCAAATGGAATTTTAAGTCCTCATGATCCTTTGCTTCAAATCAAGACTTCCCAGGGAACTGTTCCAACTGCTTTGACATTTGAGCGCCTGGGCAGTTCTGCGATAAGTAACAGCATACCACCTCAGTCTTCAACGTACCGCTCAGCTCAAGAGTCTGCACCCCATCTTTTACAACCTCAGTTTAGTTTGTTGCCTTCAGCACTTGGAGGAGCCCAGCAAACTCCTCAAGCCTACGGTTCAACTCTCTTTACTAGTTCTACTGCTTCCATTGAAAGAGCTCTTCTCCGAGAATGTAGTGTTATTAAACACCATCAGCGGCCTTCAGGTACCCAGTCTATTCAGGCACAACTGACTGGTTCACAGCATTCCTTACACAGTTATCTTTCAAATGCAAGTGGGGTTAATTTTCAGGAAACAAGCAGGCAGTCATCTTTATCCTGTAGCCCGATTGGAGAGTCTACTCAGGTGAGCAGTGGAGGATTGCAACAGAAGCCTTCCCAGGTCTCAGCGGAACTTGCTCAGTCCTATTCATCTGCAATTCCATCGTCAGGGTATCCTGCTCCTGCAAAAGTAAAAAGCTGTTCTACAAAACAACCACTAGCATCAGCCAAGTCCCCCAAACCTCCAAGTATAATTCCTCCTGTGCAAACACTAAGCTATTCCAAACCTTTACATAACCAGAGTTCTGTAATATCAGGCCAAGCACAGATTTATTCTACAGCGCAGCTACCAAGCCTTTTATCAGTTAGTCAGTCTCAAAATTATGGTGTAGTACAGCCACATAATGTGCCATCTATTGTTCATTCACAGGTTTATAGGTCCAGCAAAGTTGAGAAGTTGCCACCCTTGTATAAAACATTGACTTTTTCTGGCTCGTCTCAGACTATAACTTCTGAAAATTCAACACTTAATTATTCTTCTAATCAGCAAGAAGTGTTATCTTCAGTTACAAATGAGAATTACCCTGCTCAAGCAAGAGATGCCTCTTCAGATAGCCAGTCTCAGAGTTACTCATCTGGTCACTCTCAGGGTTTATCACCAGTTAGCCAGACACAGGTTAGTTTTTCATCTCAGTCACAAGTTTTGTCAGTTGTTAGTCCTTCAGAAAGCTATGCTTCAGGTCAGTCCCTAACATTAACAGCCCCTTCTCTTTCTTATTCTTCTGCTTCTCGGGCTCAGAATATGCCAGATGCTAGTCCAACTCAGAATTTTATTTCTATGCATTCTTCCCAAAATGCTCAGACCCAAGGGTCATCATCTCCCCAGTCTCAAAAGTTTTTGCCTGCTGTCCAGTCGTCATCTTTTGCAACCTCTACTCATTGTCAGACCTTACAGAATAACCTACCTTCCCCTGATCCAAAGTCTTATGCTGAAAGAAAACTTGACGCAAATGTTTATACATCTTCAAAACAAGAGGATGATTTTCCAATGCAAGAGTTACAGGTATTACAGCCACAAGTATCTCTTGAGTCATCAACCCAAAGGCTGTCTGATGGGGAAATGAACGTTCCAGAGTCAGCTTATAAGGTGTCAAAGGCAGATGACAGATATTCTCAGAGCATAATCAGAAGTAATTCCTGTCTTGAAGATCAGGTGGTTGGTATTGCTCTACAAGGgtctaaaaaagaagaaaacatcgtTGGATCAATGACACAACTTAACCAACAAATTGGCCAAGTCAATAATTCTGCAACCCTTGATATTAAGAAGACAACTAATTTAATGCAAGCTCCACAAATACAGTTGAATACTAAAGACCTAAACCAGCAGCATTCTCTTATACAGAAGGTACATGAAGCCAAGGTCCAGGAGCAGCATGATCAAATAATTAATGCCTCATCTCAGATTCAGATTCCGAACAATGCTTTAGGGCATGGCCATCAGGTATCTCTTCCTAATACACAGGTTCTTTTAGATTCTGCCTGTGATCTACAAATTCTTCAGCAGTCAATATTGCAGGCAAGTTTAGGACAAGTAAAGACATCTTTACAAGTACAGCGTGTTCAAAGTCCTCAACAAATAGTACATCCTTTCCTTCAAATGGATGGTCATATTATTCGGAGCAATGGCGAACATTCTCAGCAGCAACTCCATCCTCAAAATTCTGAAATTATGAAAATGGACCTTTCTGATTCTTCAAAACCATTACAGCAACATCTGACAACAAAGGGCCATTTTAGTGAAACAACTCAACATGATTCAAAGAATCATTTTGTTTCCCTTGGATCAATATGTTTCCCAGAGGCAATGCTCCTCAGTGATGagagaaatattttatcaaatgtaGATGATATCTTAGCAGCTACAGCAGCAGCTTGTGGGGTCACACCTTCTGATTTCTCCAAGTCAACTTCAAATGAAACCATTCCTGCTGTTGAAGATGGTGATTCTAAATCTCATTTTCAGCAGTCATTAGATGTTGGGCATGTGACATCAGATTTTAACTCCATAGCAGCTACAGTAGGAAAGCCAccaaatataaatgatatttcCTTAAATGGAAATCAAATTACTGTAAACCTTTCACCAGTACCTACTCTTCAGTCAAAGATGACTCTTGATCAACCGCATGT comes from Dama dama isolate Ldn47 chromosome 1, ASM3311817v1, whole genome shotgun sequence and encodes:
- the QSER1 gene encoding glutamine and serine-rich protein 1 — protein: MNFLSAVESRPAQAACPGTTLLPQFRAPSWQTGMHSSAPTELFVTGPLPTTGTLPSPALPAYQHPATFSNRNFATTSPLVLQDSTFNTTSNGILSPHDPLLQIKTSQGTVPTALTFERLGSSAISNSIPPQSSTYRSAQESAPHLLQPQFSLLPSALGGAQQTPQAYGSTLFTSSTASIERALLRECSVIKHHQRPSGTQSIQAQLTGSQHSLHSYLSNASGVNFQETSRQSSLSCSPIGESTQVSSGGLQQKPSQVSAELAQSYSSAIPSSGYPAPAKVKSCSTKQPLASAKSPKPPSIIPPVQTLSYSKPLHNQSSVISGQAQIYSTAQLPSLLSVSQSQNYGVVQPHNVPSIVHSQVYRSSKVEKLPPLYKTLTFSGSSQTITSENSTLNYSSNQQEVLSSVTNENYPAQARDASSDSQSQSYSSGHSQGLSPVSQTQVSFSSQSQVLSVVSPSESYASGQSLTLTAPSLSYSSASRAQNMPDASPTQNFISMHSSQNAQTQGSSSPQSQKFLPAVQSSSFATSTHCQTLQNNLPSPDPKSYAERKLDANVYTSSKQEDDFPMQELQVLQPQVSLESSTQRLSDGEMNVPESAYKVSKADDRYSQSIIRSNSCLEDQVVGIALQGSKKEENIVGSMTQLNQQIGQVNNSATLDIKKTTNLMQAPQIQLNTKDLNQQHSLIQKVHEAKVQEQHDQIINASSQIQIPNNALGHGHQVSLPNTQVLLDSACDLQILQQSILQASLGQVKTSLQVQRVQSPQQIVHPFLQMDGHIIRSNGEHSQQQLHPQNSEIMKMDLSDSSKPLQQHLTTKGHFSETTQHDSKNHFVSLGSICFPEAMLLSDERNILSNVDDILAATAAACGVTPSDFSKSTSNETIPAVEDGDSKSHFQQSLDVGHVTSDFNSIAATVGKPPNINDISLNGNQITVNLSPVPTLQSKMTLDQPHVEVPGQNKASKVTSSVVGPGHEVQEQSSGPFKKQSATSHEPEEDSEVAVDSTLNNNRNQEFVSSSRSISGESATSESEFALRGDDSGVSMNSSRNTLAVLAMAQPGEPISVKMEEENQDLMHFNLQKKKTKGKGHTKEEDSNHQKQLKRPAQGKRQNPRGTDIYLPYTPPSSESCHDGYQHQEKMRQKIKEVEEKQPEVKTGFIASFLDFLKSGPKQQFSTLAVRMPNRTRRPGTQTVRTFCPPPLPKTAAATPTPLVSEVGANSPSEKLDNELKNLEHLSSLSSDEDDPGVCSHDIYKSSSTTLNTLDATSDKKKKTVSEATQVATISTTANTTGPATASSTTVGAGKQETLYSTSSAVNTPENINSSEPPKSTELDGLPSDQFAKGQDTVAIEGFTDEEDAESGGEGQYRERDEFVVKIEDIETFKEALKTGKEPPAIWKVQKALLQKFVPEIRDGQREFAATNSYLGYFGDAKSKYKRIYVKFIENTNKKEYVRVCSKKPRNKPSQTIRTVQAKPSNSSKTSDPPTPKTATAKAPSMKPKVKQLKVKAEPPPKKRKKWKEEFSSSQSDSSPEIHSSSSDDEEFDPPAPFVTRFLNTRAMKETFKSYMELLVSIALDPDTMQALEKSNDELLLPHMKKIDSMLNDNRKRLLLNLHLDQSFKNALESFPELTIITRDSKAKSGGSAISKIKMNGKAYNKKTLRTSKTTTKSAQEFAVDPEKIQLYSLYHSLHHYKYHVYLICKDEISSVQKKNEDLGQEEIVQLCMKNVKWVEDLFEKFGELLNHVQQKCS